The window AAGCGGGCGCGGACGTACTGTTCATCGACTGTGCGCACGCGCACAACCTGAACGTCATCGACGGGGCACGGGAAATCAAGGAATCAGTCGAGGCGGACGTGGTCGTCGGAAATATCGGCACGCGAGAGGCGGCAGAGGAGATGGTAGACTTCGCGGACGGCCTGAAGGTCGGTATCGGCCCGGGGAGTATCTGTACGACTCGTGTCGTCAGCGGGTCGGGAATGCCCCAGATTACGGCCATCTCACAGGTAGCCGACGTTGCAGCGAAACACGACGTGCCGGTCATCGCAGACGGTGGGATTCGTTACTCCGGCGACGCGATCAAGTCGATCGCGGCGGGTGCGGACGCCGTCATGCTCGGTTCGTACTTCGCGGGTACCGACGAGGCGCCTGGACGTGTCATCACCATCGAGGGGAAAAAGTACAAGCAGTACCGTGGAATGGGAAGCGTCGGGGCGATGAAGAGCGGCGACGGTGACCGCTATCTGAAGGACGAACCACAAGACGAGGAGGAGTACGTTCCGGAAGGTGTCGAGGCTGCAAAACCGTATAAAGGAACGCTCGAAAGCGAACTCCATCAGCTCGTCGGTGGAATGCAGTCCGGCATGGGCTACGTCGGTGCGGAGACGATTCCAGCGTTTAAAGAGCGCTCGGAGTTCGTTCGCGTTTCCTCCGCGGGCCAGACAGAAGGCCACGCACACGACGTGATGATTACGGACGAAGCGCCAAATTACAGCCCGGGCGAGTAGAATACCACGATTTTTTCGCGTTGATCTGTGATCTATAAAGCCGCATTGAGAGCGCTATTTATCAAATCACACTACCAACTAGCATATAGATAATAATATTGTCATCTAGATCACGATGATGTGACGAAATCATTGGAGGGGAGCCGATAGATAGCGTTCGATATCATTTATCCTTTGCAGACTTATAATGTATTCGTATATGAAGCAAAATGGATACCTATCGGTAACAGATATGTCCTTTTGAATAACTCTCATGAGAGGCAAAAATGACATCAAATAAGGGTTCCAATTCGAGCTCTGAAGTTGCTACAACTAGACGTGAATATCTCAAACTTGGTGTGTCTGCGGTTACCGCGACGGCTCTCGGCGCTTCGGTATCGGGCCACGCCACTGCAACACCGTCGAGGTCGAGTTATACGATCAGGAGTGGAACAGACGAGGAAACCACGGTGTACGTCACCGAGGGATCCACCGATGGGCCGACGCTACTGGTAACCGGAGGCGTTCACGGCGACGAACAAAGTGGATACCTCTCAGCCGGACGGATAAAGGACTGGGACATCGATGCTGGGAAACTCGTCGTCATTCCGAAAGCGTGCAAGCCAGCCATCGACGCAGGAAGCCGACAGTTTTCGGACGGGGATCTAAACCGACATTTCCCGCACGGAAGTAACGAAGAATCCGCCCTTGCAAGTGCTATCTGGGACGTTGCGGTACAGGAAAACATCGACTTTCTCTGGGACCTGCACAGTTCGTACGGGATTTACGAATCCGGCGACGGTGGTGTCGGGCAGGCTTTGTTCGCCACCGATGCGGGTGATGCGGGCGTCCACTCGAAAGCCATTCGCGACTATCTGAACCAAGAAGTTCTCGACGACTCGCTCGATAGCAAGTACGATTTCAGGGAGCATACCCACGACAACGATGGCGCACGCGACATGCTGAAACACAAGGTCGGTGCATCACTCGACACGCCTGCCATCATCTTCGAAGCGACGGAGAAACTGTCCCTCGACCGGCAGGTGAAATACACGACTGCCGCTGTCGAACGTTTCATGTACCGATTTGGACTCCTCGAAACGCGACTCGCGACCGAAAAAACGGGTGGCATACGCTACGACGGGGATGCGACGGCTATCGATGCCTCAGTGGACAGCAACGGGAAACGGTCGGGTCTGACCTTCGGTTTCACCAACGATGCTGGCCACGAGTTGACGATAACCGGTCTCACCATCGACCCGTCGAACGCCGCCATCGACGAACTGTCCGATCACTCCTATGACGAGGGTCGGTGGACCAGCGAACTCCACATCGCCGCCGACGTGCAAGACGGTCTCACCGATGTCAACGGCGGTCTCACACTCCCGGGAAGCATCGACCTCGACGCCGACGGCCACAGCGACAGCGCCGATTGTAACGCCATCATGTCCCCCGGTTCGTCGGCCACCGTCTCGCTGTACCAGTTCGAGTCCGGCGGCACACCCGTCGATATGGTCGGCGAAAGCGTCGATGTGACCGTCGATTACCGATTACCGAGCGGACGAGCTGGCTCGACATCGTTCACCCTCTCGCCACCGGGACTCGGATACGAAGGCGATGCAGTGGCCATCGATGCCTCGGTCGATACCAATGGAAAACGGTCGGGCGTCCAGTTCGGTGTGACGAACGATACCGCCCACGAGTTGACGATAACCGACCTCACCATCGACCCGTCGAACGACGCCATCGACGAACTATCCGACCATTCGTACGACGAGGGACTGTGGACCAGCGAACTCCACATCGCTGCCGACGTGCAAGACGGTCTCACCGACGTAAATCACGGCCTTACCCTTCCGGGGAGCATCGACCTCGACGCCGACGGCCACAGCGATAGTGCTGATTGCAACGCCATCATGTCTCCCGGTTCGTCGGCCACCGTCTCACTGTATCAATTCGAGTCCGGCGGCACGGCCGTCGATATGAGTGGCGAAACGGTAACGATCACCATCGACTATACGCTCGGTGATGGCAGTCGCGGCACTCGAACGCTTCCGCTTACCCTCTAAGGAGTTCGCCTCGACCCAGTGTTTTGCCCCTTGCAACCTGCTCAATCCGGTTTCTCTTTTCCCGCGGTCCCGCTCACGAGTTGCCCGTCATCTACGATGATGCGCTCGAAATGCTGGTCGGAAGGTCGTCGAAAATCACGATAGCCGTTTCACTCCTACAATCAGTTCGTCACAAAAGCGGGCCGGGCGCGATTTGAACACGCGACCGTCTGATTAAGAGTCAGACGCTCTGCCTAACTGAGCTACCGGCCCAACGCATTTTGAAAATGCGTGGTGTGACGTAAATACGTTTCCTTTCAGAACGCAGTCTGCCGGTTTGCGCCCCGGAAAGATACCCGAACTGCGTCCCGGTAGCCGTCACGCAAACCGATTCTCCGGTGTGACGTCGGCAGGTGCAAAGCAGAGATTATCCGCTTCCAAAGATATCGTCCCGGTGCCGACGAACCCCCGTATTCGTCGAGTTCGATAGGATTGGGTACCGTTTTCGCTGACCGTCGATGTCCGATTGCGTAACGGGCAAGTATTATTCGAAAGCTATTTGTGATGAATCCATAAAACTACATCGTAAGGAAAACACGGCGATGGGCTGGTTTCGCGGTGGCTTCGGGAGGATTAAGTACCGGCCCAGATAACGGACCAATAGTAATGAGCGCCGGGATACCTATTTCTTCGATGTCTTCGTACGCCATTCTCGGCTGTGGAAGCGTCGGCTACGCCGTCGCCGAGGAACTCGTAGAACAGGGTAAGGAAGTCCTTATCGTAGACCGGGATACCGATCGGGTCGAGGCGCTTCGCGACCAAGACCTGAACGCGCAGGCAGGGGATATCAGGGACGAATCGGTTGCGGAAGTCGTTGGCGGGCGAGACGTCGTCCTCATCCTCTCTTCGGACGTTGCCGCGAACAAGGAAGCAGTATCGAACCTCCAAGCCCGTGGTGGCGAGCGATTCATCGTCGTTCGGGCGAGCGACCCCGTTTCGGCGGACGAGCTCACCGAGATGGGCGCGGACATCGTTATCAATCCATCCACGGTCATCGCGAATTCCGCGCTCCGGTCGCTCGAATCGGGCGAGTTAGAATACAATGCGAGACAGCTTTCGACGGTTATCGAGGGCACTCCCGATAAACTCGCAATCCTCACACACGACAACCCCGACCCGGACTCCATCGCCAGCGCCGCCGCCTTGCAGTCGATTGCCGAAAGCCTCGGTGTCGAGGCCGATATCCTCTATCACGGTGAAATCGGTCATCAGGAGAACCGAGCGTTCGTCAATCTCCTCGGTATCGAACTGCTGCAGCGAGACGAGGTCGATATCGACGAGTACGATACCTTCGCGCTCGTCGACCACATGCGTGCGAGCGAACCCGAACTCGATCATCCGGTCGATATCCTCATCGACCACTACGAACCCGAGGGTGAGTACGAGGCCGAGTTCTCGGACGTTCGTCCGAATGTCAGCTCCACATCGACCATCATGACGAAGTACGTTCAGGAGTTCGACATCAACCTGAGCGAGGAAGTTGCCACGGCACTCCTGTACGGAATCCGTGCGGAGACGCTGGATTTCAAACGCGATACCACGCCTGCCGACCTCACTGCGGCGGCCTATCTTTACCCGTTCGCCAATCATGATACGCTCGAACAGGTCGAATCGCCGTCGATGTCGCCCGAAACGCTCGACGTATTGGCCGAAGCCATCACCAGTCGGGACGTTCAGGGGAGCCATCTCGTCACCAACGCGGGATTCATTCGTGACCGGGACGCGCTGACACAGGCCGCCCAGCATCTACTCAACCTGGAAGGCATCACGACGACTGCTGTCTTCGGAATCGCGGACGATACGATCTACCTCGCCGCTCGTTCGAAAGACATTCGCATGAACATCGGCAACGTTCTGCAGGATGCCTTCGAGGATATCGGCGAAGCGGCAGGCCATTCCACCCAAGCGAGTGCGGAAATTCCACTCGGCATCTTCACGGGTATCGAATCGAACGAAAACAACCGGGATACCCTGCTGTCGCTCACCGAGGAAGCTGTGAAAAAGAAGCTGTTCGACGCGATGGGCGTCGATGGCGAGACGAACGGGAATTAAACGGCCGCTTCTTCTTCCTCTTCAGTACCTTTCATCCGCTCGACAACGTCGTTGACGAGGATGACGTCGCCGACCGCGCGTACCCAGCGATAAGGGACGACGACCCCCCGTCCCGGTTCGATTTGGTTGCCGAACAGTTCGTCGTTGATGCCGCCAAGTGCGAGACCCGTCACGGCCGTTTCGTCCAGATTGAGGCGTACATCGTCTACCTCTCCGACAAATACACCGTTGTTGGAGTACACCTCCCGTCCGACAAGCGTCGTGATTTCTTCAGGGTTACCGTCCATATGCACGACGATTGTATGCGCGGGTCTTAACTCTTGGTAGACGTTTTATGACCAATCGAAACTACAACTCATCCAGAACGGACCCGAACACGTCCAACCCCTCCCGAACCGTCTCGGAGTCGAGACCTAGACTCAAGCGGAACCGGCTCCTGTCATCGAAAAACCGCCCCGGAACGACGAGCACGCCCTCCTCCCATGCGGCCTCGGATACTTCGTTACCGTCCGCCGACTCGTGCTGGAAGAAGCCGTAGGTACACCCCGGTGAGGCGGTACCCGTGAGATCGTCCCGCCCCGAGACGAACTCCGCGAGCAGTTCGCGATTTTCGATGATTCGTTCGCGTGACTGCTTTGCGAGGTGGTCATCGTTGTAGAGTGCTCGGCGGGCCAATGCCATCGCAGGCCCCGAAATAGCTGGCACGTGGTACATGACGGATTTGGCACGGGATACGAACTCGGCATCCGCGACGAGCCACCCGACTCGAACCGACCCGAACCCGTGGAACTTCGTCAGCGAGTTCGTAATGATCGTGTTCGGAAGATCTACCGCCGTCGGCCCGCCGAAAACTGAGGGCTCGTTGCTATCACAGAACGGAGCGTACACCTCGTCGACGAGAAGGTGTGCATCGTGGTCAGCGGCGACTCGGCTGGCGTCGGCGATTGTGTTTCTCGTTGCACGACTTCCGCTGGGGTTGTGACGGTTCGTGATGACGATACATTCCGTATCATCGGTCGTCGCGGATTCGATTCGGTCGGGATCGAGCGCGTAGTCGTTTTCGGCCGGTCGTCGAAATCGGTCGACGACGGCCCCCAGCCCCTTCGGTGTTTGGACGAGGGGCTCGTAGCCCGGCTTTTCGACGAGGACGCGTGGCTCGTTCTCATCGTTCTCGTCGTCCGTTTTCGTCCCACCGGCTACACCATTTATCGTAGCGGCGACTGCGATGAAATTCGCGTGTGTTGCCCCCGCAGTGACGAGGACGTTCTCCGTTTCGACATCGTATTCCTCGGCGATGATCGTTTCGAGGTCGAGATCTTCCGGCGGTGCCGGAAGGTCGGCGAGTTCCGGCGGGACAACACCGTCCGGTTTAGGCATCGTTCGGCGAAGGTCGCTCGACCCGAGATCGTGCACCGTCGTCTCGGGGCGATCAGAAAGCCAGTCGAGATATTCGATATCAGGGAACACGCTGGATGCTACGACAACGAGTGTATTAACGTTCGGGAAGGTTGCAAAACGGAGCAATATTTGTATTTTTCACATGAACGGTGTTTGCTCGGTTTGCATGTGTGGTATTCACACATATATTGAAACGGATACTCTCAGTTTCAGTTATCGGCGAAGTCTCGAAAAGTAGAAAAGGGGACGCCGGTAAGGACACCGTAACAGAGGTCTTCGCTGATTCAAGCGAGCGAGTCTCAACGGCAAATGGGCGAGTAACCGGTGGTTACTCAATACGAACCGGGGATAATGTGTTACTCGCAAAGTCAGTCCCCCGAAGGGGTGTTCGCTATGGCCGATTATTTCGTCCGTTACAACCCCCTTTTCCGCCAAGGGCTGGTTTCTCTTGGGACATGAACAAATATTCCAATTAATTTCCTATCGACATCATTTAGAAAAAGCTATTCTCAATGCCTCCCACGTCTCGAATGCGATGACGGAAAGTAATGACACGTTAACGGCGTACCTCGCGGAGAATCCACGAATGGCTGGCGTCCTGTTCACCATCTGTCTGCTACTCACACAAACCGGAAACGCGACGGCAGCGTGCTGCGGAACGATCGGATAATCGCTACAACTTTTCGAGGCCGATATCGGTCGACCAACCGAACTCACCATCGACGATTACAGGAATCTGTTCCAGTCGGAAGAACTGGACTAGCGTATCCCGATCGACGGATAGCTTTGGCGTCGAACCACCGTTCAAAAAGTACGTTTCGATGTTTTCGATAAACGGGGTGATGATGGATCCCATCCCTCGCTCGACCGTCGGATAGGTTATGAGTTGAACGTCGTACTCGTCGTCGGTATCCGTTTCAGTGGTGACATCACACAGAATCGGCGTACCGCTTTCACTCTGCGCGATTTCGATGCTCCCATCCCCGACGACGATGTACTGATTACCGACTATCTGTCGGTTCCGGGCGATGGTAAGGGCGGATCGGAGGGAGAATCCTCGATTGAGAAGCCGAGCGATGGTACGCCCGATTTGAATCGCGCTTTTGTTAGCGATTTCACTGTACGTGACTATTCCTCCGATGCTGCCGGATTCGATCAGTTCCAATCCCTGTTCGTAGGACCGACAACCGTTCAAAAGGAACGTCTCGACCCCAACGTCATCGATCGTACCAACATCGAGTTCGCCATCATGGCAGATGAATTTTCCATCCTTGACGTGGCCGATGTAGTGCAGAAAATCGGTGGAAGCGGTGAGAACCGATTCCAATTCACGGACGGAAAGGTTGCGATGTACGTCGATATCGAATCGAAGCTCCTGACGTTTTCCATAGAGATTGTTTCCACCATCGTACTCCGGGCTCATTTCTTGCTCGTTACAGACGACGGTGATATCGATTTCGCCCGTCGATGATGACCGTCCGAGTTTGTTCTCGAACGACTGTTTGATTAGTTTGTTCGCACCGATGGGCATCCCGCCACCGAGCCACGCGTGTTCCAAGGAGTCCGTTCGATTCGGCGCAACGTAGGAGTGGTGCGCTTGTTGCTGTCCACGGTGTTTTGCTTTCGTCCCGCGGAAGAAGCTATCGATTGGCTCCGGTGTTTCGGGCGACGGTTTGCGACGTTTTTCGCCCTTCGTCGAGATGAGGGAGAGGTTATTCACGAGATACGGAATCGCTTCGAGGTTCGTCACGTCCTCGGAGACGGTCGTCGAGAGTAACCACGTCGGAACATGCTCTTTTATCGTATCAAACGGAACGTCGAGGTAAGCTTCGATTTGCTCCGAGAGGCTCCGTTCGTACAACTCGTCGAAGGCGAAATCGAGGTCCGACTCGATCATTTGCCGTTCGTGGAGCGGTATCTGATAGAACCCCTCAGTTCGTGTGATACAATCGAGGAAAAGAGTCTGTTTGAGTACGCGTTCGATCTCGCCTTCGAAGCCTCTCTCTGGATGGGTGAGGGAATGAGCGAAGCCATCATCCGTGACGAGCGTCGGTTCGTCACCCGGAACGATATTCGCGCCCAAATAGTATGCGAGGGTGCTCGACGGATAGATCATCGACAGTTCGGGAGGCAGTTCGATTCGAACACCCGTCTCCGGACGTGAAATTTCGTTCGGGATGTGAAATCGGTCATCGAGTTCGATTTTGGGAGGATGTCCCCTGAGCGAGGGAAGCGACCGCTCGCAACTCCGTGTCTTGAGTGCCGAACCGAACGTCGAAAAAGCAGCCATCACGTCACGTGGGTCTGCCGTCGTCGTCACCGTCGCTCCTGGCTGTTCGTGATACGAGCGTGCCCCGATTCGAACCCGTGTTTCCGCCCCAAAATCGAACTCCATTCGATCCGCTGACGTAGCGATGGTGGCTTCGCTAGTCATTCTCAGATATATCTTGATCGGGGCGTTGAGTTCGATCAAATAGTCCCCTTTCGGAAGTTGTTCGTATGCAAAATCTTCGACTTTTGTCAACACATCCCCGTCCGCACTTCGGACATATGCGATAACGATGTGCGGTAAAACGAGCTTGTTGGTCGCGATTTCGGCCGCGTTGTCGATGGGGAACGAAAATTGATCGACGCCGGTCGAAGTCGGTTGGACAGGTGTCGAAGTCTGAATTGGGAACTGCCGCCGCTGAATGGGGTCGATGACCGTTATACCGGGGGCGTCGGTATCGGGCCGAAATATCGGTTTCATTGTTTCATTGATGTGCAACGATTTTGGCTCTGCCTTCGTGGAGGATGAATGCTCGCGTTCAACGACGTCGTTAGATCGAGAACCACGTCGTGGTGTAGTTCGTATCGTGTAGATGCCACCGCTGTTCCGGCCCGTCTTTGCCAATTTTCAGCTCGATAGTCACGTCGAACAGTGATTCGACCGCTTGAACCGAGGACGATTCGTATGCTTGCGGGAGGATGTACTGACCCATTCCGGAGACTTCCTCCACTGTCTCGGTGACCGTTTGCAAGAAATCGGTTACGGTCCGGTCATCTTCCTCGCTGGAGAGTATTTGTAGTGAGTCGAAACAAAAACGAAGTTCTCCCGGTTCGAATCCCATTTGTCGGCGCTGCAGTTCGAATATTTCCGTTCGAATCTCCGCTTCGAAGTCGTCGAGAGACCCATACACGGGCGATGTCGATAGCTGACTCGGGCTGTCACTGGTCTGTGCTTGTGCGGCCGACCGCACCGCAGCTTCGTACGTCAGGAGATGTGCGTGGTCGAGGTTCGCATTCGCCCGTGAGAGTCTCGTCCGAGCAACGTCGATGTCGCGTCCGTAGAGGGCGAACAGGTGGGTTCGGTCGCGAGCTACACCTCCCAAAAACTGTGCGCTCAACTGCTCGAAAACGTCCGTTGGCACGTCACCAGTGAGGAGTAAATTTCCGCCGGATCGTTTCAATCGTCCGAGTTCCGATTCGATCTCGACGGTGCCATCGCTGTCTGCAGTGACGTAGTGACCAGCGAGATGGAAGGTGACACACCCACTCGTGCGAGGCGTTCCATCTTGAAGCGGTTGGAATATATCCTCTAGCGCGTCCGGGTCAATACATTGATACAACGACTCGGGGACCTCGGCAGACCCGACTTTGGCTTCCTCCGCCATTTGTTGAATGATGAGTGCAGTTAAGCTATCCTCGCTCGTCCAATCGTATTGGAACGTTATGGGTGCCTCCACACCACACATGAACGGGGAGGTGGCATCGTCGTCTTGAATACTCATACTCTTGTACCGTTACTACCTCAACGGTCAAAAGTCCATGTGCTGTTTTGAAATGCTATCACAGAACATTATTTTTAGTAATTCCTGCCGTATGGAATCCTTATTAATTCCGAACACTTGTGATAAGAAAATTTATATAGTATAGGAAGGCGCTTTTTAATTCACAAAGTGTGAGTAAACGACGGTGAAAGTGACCAAATAGCAAAATCACGTGATTCATACATTGCTACGACAATAATAGTGTATGAGCGATACACCGAACGACCGGGAGCAGGTTCTCATAGAGTTGCTGAAATTCTTGGAAACCGTTGATCCCGATGTTCTCATTTCCACTTCCGAGATGGTGTATACGCTACTGAAAAAAGAACAACGACGGCATCTCATCCTCTATCTTACGGAACAGGAAACCGCGACACCGCTTTCACGGGTCGCAATGGAGGTCACGAGCCGTTGTAACGCTACTCCCTTTACCGAGGTTACTCCTTCCGAACAGGAACGAACACGTATCCGTCTTGAACAGGAACATCTCCCACGGCTTGCTGATTACGGCATTCTCTCCTGGAAATACGGTGACGAGATGGTGGATCCACTACCGGCGACACTCCCATCGGAGGAGGAGTGACGAAACCGGTTAGAACTTCCACCCCAAACATCTCCTCAGTGCAGGATACAATCGACTGGCTTCGCGGGCGACCGTACTACGAAGGGCAAATCGCTCGACACGAGACGATTCCCGGTCACGATGGCGAGTTTCGAGCAATTTCCCTCGAATCGCGTCTCGAATCAGCCCTTGCGAACCGCGGCATCGACCGACTCTACCGGCATCAAGCCGAGGCCGTCGAAGAGTTCCGGGCGGGGAAAAACATCGTCATCGCCACCCAAACCGCGAGTGGCAAGAGCCTCGCATACACGATTCCGGCGTTCGAACGGGCGATGGATCATGGGGGCAGAACCCTCTACATCGCTCCACAGAATGCCCTCATCAACGACCAAGAGGAGAACTTGTCGGAACTCGCTCGCGACCTGGGCTTTGGCAGTCGGGTCTCGGTAGACCAGTACACCGGACGACTCGACAAAAACGAGAAACGAGCGGTCCGTGACCGCCATCCAACCGTCCTACTCACGACGCCCGATATGCTTCATTATGCCCTCCTGCCGTACGCCCATCGTCTCTGGGATTGGTTTTTCAAGGGGTTGGAGACGGTCGTCGTCGACGAAGTACACGAATATCGCGGCGTCTTCGGCAGTCACGTGGCACTCGTCCTCGGACGGCTCGCGCGGATCTGCGACCGGTTCGATTCATCCCCGCAGTTCGTCTGCTGTTCGGCGACTATCGGTAATCCGGTCGAACACGCCAGTGCGGTCACCGGCCACCCCGAACCGACGTTTCACCTCGTGGACGACGACACGAGTCGGACGGGCCCGACCCACTGGGTGCTGTGGAATCCTCCGGAATACGAGGACGAAAATCGCGGTAGTGGACGCAGAAAGTCGAGTCACGGCGAGACGAAGCGACTGTTCACCGACCTCGTCACTCAGGACTATCAAACGTTGGTGTTCACCCGAGCCAGACAGGCCGCGGAACGCTACGCGATGGAGAGTGCGGACGAACTCCGGCGGCGAGGGGAACAGGATGCCGCCTCCGAAATATCGGCGTATCAAGCCGCGCTTCGAAACGACCGGCGACAGGAGCTGGAGTCGGGACTCCACTCCGGCGACGTTCGCGGCGCGTGGAGCACGAACGCGCTGGAACTCGGCGTGGATATCGGCGGTCTCGATGCCGTTTTGCTCGATAGCTATCCCGGGACGCGGATGGCGGCGTTCCAGCAGGCCGGGCGAGCAGGTCGGGGAACTGACGCCTGCCTCGTCACCCTCGTCGCCGGCGAAGATCAGTTAGACCAGTTCCTGATGCGGAATCCCGACGAATTCTTTTCGGGCGAGCCTGAACGAGCGGTGGCAAATCCGAGAAACGAAGAACTGCTACCGGACCACGTTACATCCGCCGCTCGCGAATCGTGGCTTTCGCCCGACGACGAGCGGTACTTTGGCGAGGAGTTTCCCGGTCTCGTCGCCGATCTCGAATCGGATGGCGAACTGAAACGCCGACGGACGGATACCGGCGTTCGTTGGGTGTTCGATGGCGATGGCAGCCCACAGCACGAAATGAGCCTGCGAACGATCGACGAGCGGGAAATCGACCTGCTCGACCGCTCCCGTGACGATGTTATTTCCTCATTGCCCTTCAGCGACGCACTGAACGATGCCCATCCCGGTGCCATCTATCATCACCAAGGGCAGTCGTACGAGGTGGTCGACCTGGATTTGACGAAGGACGTGGCAGAACTGTCCCCCACGTGGGCGGACTACCACACGAAAACGCTCCACGAGAAGGGGATTACGGTCGAAGAAGATGTAGACGAAAAGACACTCTCGACTCGGTCCGACTGTATCGTACGATTCGCCGACGTGACGATGAGAAAACGTATCACCGGGTTCGAGCGGCGGGACGCGAAACGCGGTGAGACGCTCGGAAGCGAATCACTCGACCTGCCGGAACTCACGCTCCGGACAAAGGCGCTTTATTTCACGATACCGGACGATGTTGAGCGCGAACTCCGCGCCATGGACGGGGAGTTCGACGGCGCGATTCACGCCGCGGAACACGGGATGATTTCGCTCTTTCCGCTGGAACTGCTATGTGACCGTCGTGACATCGGCGGCCTCTCCACGCC of the Haladaptatus caseinilyticus genome contains:
- the guaB gene encoding IMP dehydrogenase, coding for MANDSHNDGSFSEKLRVPEALTFDDVLLRPKESRVEPDDADVQSRVSKNVELNVPVLSAAMDTVTESRMAIEMARQGGLGVLHRNMDIDEMVDEVERVKRADELIIRDVVTANPEQTVREVDAMMEQQGVSGAPVVDDDGEVLGIISGTDIRPYLEVGDKDEVREAMTDEVITGDESVTAREALELMYEHKIERVPIVDDENHLTGLITMQGVLQRREYGEAVRDEDDHLRVGVAVGPFETDRAVAADEAGADVLFIDCAHAHNLNVIDGAREIKESVEADVVVGNIGTREAAEEMVDFADGLKVGIGPGSICTTRVVSGSGMPQITAISQVADVAAKHDVPVIADGGIRYSGDAIKSIAAGADAVMLGSYFAGTDEAPGRVITIEGKKYKQYRGMGSVGAMKSGDGDRYLKDEPQDEEEYVPEGVEAAKPYKGTLESELHQLVGGMQSGMGYVGAETIPAFKERSEFVRVSSAGQTEGHAHDVMITDEAPNYSPGE
- a CDS encoding M14 family metallopeptidase yields the protein MYVTEGSTDGPTLLVTGGVHGDEQSGYLSAGRIKDWDIDAGKLVVIPKACKPAIDAGSRQFSDGDLNRHFPHGSNEESALASAIWDVAVQENIDFLWDLHSSYGIYESGDGGVGQALFATDAGDAGVHSKAIRDYLNQEVLDDSLDSKYDFREHTHDNDGARDMLKHKVGASLDTPAIIFEATEKLSLDRQVKYTTAAVERFMYRFGLLETRLATEKTGGIRYDGDATAIDASVDSNGKRSGLTFGFTNDAGHELTITGLTIDPSNAAIDELSDHSYDEGRWTSELHIAADVQDGLTDVNGGLTLPGSIDLDADGHSDSADCNAIMSPGSSATVSLYQFESGGTPVDMVGESVDVTVDYRLPSGRAGSTSFTLSPPGLGYEGDAVAIDASVDTNGKRSGVQFGVTNDTAHELTITDLTIDPSNDAIDELSDHSYDEGLWTSELHIAADVQDGLTDVNHGLTLPGSIDLDADGHSDSADCNAIMSPGSSATVSLYQFESGGTAVDMSGETVTITIDYTLGDGSRGTRTLPLTL
- a CDS encoding DHH family phosphoesterase gives rise to the protein MSAGIPISSMSSYAILGCGSVGYAVAEELVEQGKEVLIVDRDTDRVEALRDQDLNAQAGDIRDESVAEVVGGRDVVLILSSDVAANKEAVSNLQARGGERFIVVRASDPVSADELTEMGADIVINPSTVIANSALRSLESGELEYNARQLSTVIEGTPDKLAILTHDNPDPDSIASAAALQSIAESLGVEADILYHGEIGHQENRAFVNLLGIELLQRDEVDIDEYDTFALVDHMRASEPELDHPVDILIDHYEPEGEYEAEFSDVRPNVSSTSTIMTKYVQEFDINLSEEVATALLYGIRAETLDFKRDTTPADLTAAAYLYPFANHDTLEQVESPSMSPETLDVLAEAITSRDVQGSHLVTNAGFIRDRDALTQAAQHLLNLEGITTTAVFGIADDTIYLAARSKDIRMNIGNVLQDAFEDIGEAAGHSTQASAEIPLGIFTGIESNENNRDTLLSLTEEAVKKKLFDAMGVDGETNGN
- a CDS encoding PRC-barrel domain-containing protein — encoded protein: MDGNPEEITTLVGREVYSNNGVFVGEVDDVRLNLDETAVTGLALGGINDELFGNQIEPGRGVVVPYRWVRAVGDVILVNDVVERMKGTEEEEEAAV
- a CDS encoding pyridoxal phosphate-dependent aminotransferase; protein product: MFPDIEYLDWLSDRPETTVHDLGSSDLRRTMPKPDGVVPPELADLPAPPEDLDLETIIAEEYDVETENVLVTAGATHANFIAVAATINGVAGGTKTDDENDENEPRVLVEKPGYEPLVQTPKGLGAVVDRFRRPAENDYALDPDRIESATTDDTECIVITNRHNPSGSRATRNTIADASRVAADHDAHLLVDEVYAPFCDSNEPSVFGGPTAVDLPNTIITNSLTKFHGFGSVRVGWLVADAEFVSRAKSVMYHVPAISGPAMALARRALYNDDHLAKQSRERIIENRELLAEFVSGRDDLTGTASPGCTYGFFQHESADGNEVSEAAWEEGVLVVPGRFFDDRSRFRLSLGLDSETVREGLDVFGSVLDEL
- a CDS encoding DUF7503 family protein produces the protein MTESNDTLTAYLAENPRMAGVLFTICLLLTQTGNATAACCGTIG
- a CDS encoding DUF7504 family protein, giving the protein MSIQDDDATSPFMCGVEAPITFQYDWTSEDSLTALIIQQMAEEAKVGSAEVPESLYQCIDPDALEDIFQPLQDGTPRTSGCVTFHLAGHYVTADSDGTVEIESELGRLKRSGGNLLLTGDVPTDVFEQLSAQFLGGVARDRTHLFALYGRDIDVARTRLSRANANLDHAHLLTYEAAVRSAAQAQTSDSPSQLSTSPVYGSLDDFEAEIRTEIFELQRRQMGFEPGELRFCFDSLQILSSEEDDRTVTDFLQTVTETVEEVSGMGQYILPQAYESSSVQAVESLFDVTIELKIGKDGPEQRWHLHDTNYTTTWFSI
- a CDS encoding DUF7344 domain-containing protein, whose product is MSDTPNDREQVLIELLKFLETVDPDVLISTSEMVYTLLKKEQRRHLILYLTEQETATPLSRVAMEVTSRCNATPFTEVTPSEQERTRIRLEQEHLPRLADYGILSWKYGDEMVDPLPATLPSEEE